The proteins below come from a single Caenibius sp. WL genomic window:
- the ccmC gene encoding heme ABC transporter permease CcmC: MHGFANPTRFLKLARWLTPLLFGSGLLIAAVALAWGFFVVPPDRLMGDTVRILFIHVPAAWLGMGGWAAIAIASLVQLVWRHPLASIAARGVAVPGAAFTAICLLTGSIWARPTWGTWWVWDGRLTSFLVLLFLYFAYIALAGAAERDGASSRIPAIFGLVGAINVPIINRSVVWWNSLHQPPSITVGKSAIDPVFLWPLLAAMLGFSLLFGGIVLARMRALLANIQAEARLRRKALEA; encoded by the coding sequence ATGCACGGTTTTGCCAATCCGACCCGTTTTTTGAAGCTGGCGCGCTGGCTGACTCCGCTGCTGTTCGGCAGCGGCCTGCTGATCGCTGCCGTGGCGCTCGCCTGGGGTTTTTTCGTCGTGCCGCCGGATCGATTGATGGGGGATACGGTGCGCATCCTCTTCATCCACGTGCCCGCTGCATGGCTGGGCATGGGGGGATGGGCCGCGATTGCGATCGCCAGCCTGGTTCAACTGGTGTGGCGGCATCCGCTGGCCAGCATCGCGGCGCGAGGGGTGGCGGTCCCCGGCGCGGCTTTCACCGCGATCTGCCTGTTGACCGGTTCGATCTGGGCACGGCCGACATGGGGCACATGGTGGGTCTGGGATGGCCGGTTGACCAGCTTTCTGGTGCTGCTGTTCCTCTATTTCGCCTATATCGCGCTGGCGGGCGCGGCGGAACGGGATGGCGCGTCGAGCCGGATTCCGGCGATTTTCGGCCTGGTCGGTGCGATCAATGTGCCGATCATCAACCGTTCGGTGGTGTGGTGGAACTCGCTCCATCAACCGCCCAGCATCACTGTCGGAAAATCGGCCATCGATCCGGTGTTTCTCTGGCCCCTGCTGGCCGCGATGCTCGGTTTTTCGCTGCTGTTCGGTGGCATCGTCCTGGCGCGGATGCGGGCTTTGCTGGCCAACATCCAGGCAGAGGCGCGGCTGCGCCGTAAAGCGCTGGAGGCATGA
- a CDS encoding OmpH family outer membrane protein, translating to MKLLLKSAVAAGLVLSAAPIAIAPAAAQVVKGIGIVNYSAVIANSNAYKNAEQQRPVTYKAQLDAAKAKKAQVEAQLKPLVDKFNAESQAANPNVPSLQQQANTIQQIEQNGQREIQSILQPVALSSAYVEEQINDKIDEAIKAAASKSKIGLVLTPDSVLHADEGYNLTQQVLNELNAVLPSAQLVPPQGWLPRQMREQQAAQQQQQGAAAPAAAPAATQPATSGR from the coding sequence ATGAAGCTTCTTCTCAAATCGGCCGTTGCTGCCGGTCTCGTTCTCTCGGCTGCTCCCATCGCCATCGCACCTGCCGCCGCGCAGGTCGTCAAGGGTATCGGTATCGTCAATTACAGCGCCGTGATCGCCAATTCGAACGCGTACAAGAACGCGGAACAGCAGCGTCCGGTAACGTACAAGGCGCAGCTTGACGCGGCGAAGGCCAAGAAGGCGCAGGTTGAAGCGCAGCTCAAGCCGCTGGTCGACAAGTTCAACGCCGAAAGCCAGGCGGCCAATCCGAATGTGCCTTCGCTGCAGCAGCAGGCCAACACGATCCAGCAGATCGAACAGAACGGCCAGCGTGAGATCCAGTCGATCCTGCAGCCGGTGGCGCTGTCGAGCGCTTATGTCGAAGAACAGATCAACGACAAGATCGATGAAGCGATCAAGGCCGCCGCGTCGAAGAGCAAGATCGGTCTGGTCCTGACGCCCGATTCGGTGCTGCACGCTGACGAAGGCTACAATCTGACGCAGCAGGTGCTGAACGAACTGAACGCTGTGCTGCCGTCGGCGCAACTGGTGCCGCCGCAGGGCTGGCTGCCGCGCCAGATGCGTGAGCAGCAGGCCGCGCAGCAGCAACAGCAGGGCGCTGCCGCACCTGCGGCTGCTCCGGCGGCGACTCAACCGGCCACCAGCGGCCGCTAA
- the dxr gene encoding 1-deoxy-D-xylulose-5-phosphate reductoisomerase, whose translation MRTISILGATGSIGASTLDLIRRNRDAWRVVALTANGNAAELARLAREFGVEMAVVADETRLPELREALAGSGIAAAGGVEGLCAAAAAGADMTVAAIVGCAGLAPTMAAIEQGKTVALANKEALVSAGDVMMAAVERYGATLLPLDSEHNAIFQCLGANAPTDVRRITLTASGGPFRTWTQEQLDAATPAQAVKHPNWDMGAKISVDSATMFNKGLELIEAWHLFPVGLDRLSIVVHPQSVVHSLVEYRDGSSLAQLGPSDMRVPIASCLAWPQRMDTPMPSLDLAALAELTFFAPDEVRFPATRLAREAAQAGGAAPAVLNAANEIAVAAFLAGQIRFTRIAANVERVLAAGVPSAPSSLDDVLAIDHEARLRARALLEQA comes from the coding sequence ATGCGAACCATCTCCATCCTCGGAGCCACGGGCTCGATCGGCGCATCGACGCTGGACCTTATTCGCCGCAATCGTGATGCGTGGCGCGTCGTTGCGCTGACCGCCAACGGCAATGCCGCTGAACTGGCGCGCCTGGCGCGGGAATTCGGCGTGGAAATGGCTGTTGTCGCCGATGAAACGCGCCTGCCGGAATTGCGCGAGGCGCTGGCGGGAAGCGGTATCGCCGCTGCGGGCGGGGTAGAGGGGCTTTGTGCCGCCGCGGCGGCAGGGGCGGATATGACAGTGGCGGCGATTGTCGGCTGTGCCGGGCTGGCACCGACCATGGCCGCGATCGAGCAGGGCAAGACCGTGGCCCTGGCGAACAAGGAAGCGCTGGTTTCCGCAGGCGACGTGATGATGGCCGCCGTGGAACGGTACGGGGCAACGCTGTTGCCGCTCGATTCCGAGCACAATGCGATTTTCCAGTGCCTCGGCGCCAACGCTCCGACCGATGTCCGGCGTATCACGCTGACGGCCAGCGGCGGCCCGTTCCGCACCTGGACGCAGGAACAACTCGATGCGGCCACGCCCGCGCAGGCGGTGAAACATCCCAACTGGGACATGGGCGCGAAGATCAGCGTCGATTCCGCGACCATGTTCAACAAGGGGCTGGAACTGATCGAGGCCTGGCACCTGTTCCCGGTCGGGCTCGACCGGCTTTCGATCGTGGTGCATCCGCAAAGCGTCGTTCATTCGCTGGTCGAATATCGCGACGGTTCCAGCCTCGCGCAGCTTGGCCCGTCCGATATGCGCGTGCCGATCGCGTCCTGCCTTGCCTGGCCACAGCGGATGGACACGCCGATGCCATCGCTCGATCTGGCAGCCCTGGCCGAACTCACGTTTTTCGCGCCTGACGAGGTGCGTTTCCCGGCCACGCGGCTGGCGCGCGAGGCGGCGCAGGCGGGCGGGGCGGCGCCTGCCGTGCTGAACGCAGCCAACGAAATTGCGGTCGCCGCGTTCCTCGCCGGACAGATCCGGTTCACGCGTATCGCCGCAAATGTCGAACGCGTGCTCGCGGCGGGGGTGCCATCTGCGCCTTCATCGCTGGACGATGTGCTTGCAATCGACCATGAAGCACGTTTGCGCGCGCGTGCATTGCTGGAGCAGGCCTGA
- a CDS encoding 2OG-Fe(II) oxygenase — MTRPGDTSAQRLLTWPGIRRTPTPLLELFTIPRFLDAAHCAGLIALIDANRRPSTIADPNGDAYFRTSETCDLDHGEPAVTMLEELLFHLSGIDPTHGEALQGQRYDVDQEFKAHTDYFEPGGMDYHRYCATAGQRTWTAMIYLNEPVAGGGTRFKQIGKTFQPETGKLLIWNNRHADGRVNPVTLHHGMKVRKGIKYVITKWYREYPWR; from the coding sequence ATGACGCGACCCGGCGACACTTCGGCGCAACGCCTGCTTACGTGGCCCGGTATCCGGCGCACGCCAACGCCGCTGCTTGAACTGTTCACCATACCGCGTTTTCTCGATGCGGCGCATTGCGCAGGGCTCATCGCGCTGATCGACGCCAACCGCCGCCCCTCCACCATTGCCGACCCCAACGGCGACGCTTACTTCCGCACCAGCGAAACCTGCGATCTCGATCACGGGGAACCGGCGGTGACCATGCTGGAGGAGTTGCTGTTCCATCTCAGCGGAATCGATCCCACGCACGGGGAGGCGCTGCAAGGGCAACGCTACGATGTGGACCAGGAGTTCAAAGCCCACACCGACTATTTCGAGCCTGGCGGCATGGATTACCACCGCTATTGCGCAACCGCCGGGCAGCGCACCTGGACGGCGATGATCTATCTTAACGAGCCCGTTGCAGGGGGTGGCACGCGCTTCAAGCAGATCGGCAAGACGTTCCAGCCGGAAACCGGGAAATTGCTGATCTGGAACAATCGCCATGCCGATGGGCGGGTGAATCCGGTCACGCTTCACCACGGCATGAAAGTGCGCAAGGGAATCAAATACGTGATCACCAAATGGTATCGCGAATATCCGTGGCGATGA
- the bamA gene encoding outer membrane protein assembly factor BamA, producing the protein MGNNYNASRLAVILLGGTILGGVPVAAYAQDAQTAPPLLSAAPTDAETIRSLTVVGSQRLEQQTILSYIQLREGQPYTQAAADQALKDLYATELFADVSIRNEGGNVVIQVKENPIINRIILEGNKRIKDDKILPEIKMAPRQIFTRSKVRADVARIIELYKRKGRFAATVEPKMVELEQNRVDIVYEISEGPKSKVRQINIIGNEKFSDGDLREQMVTKQARFFRLFSSNTGYDPDRLAFDQQKLRQFYLTEGYADFRVVSAVAELTPDKKDFIITYVVEEGDRYKFGPVNVESQLRDFKSADLTAKLPMKEGDWYNAKEVEDTVESLSEAAGSLGYAFADVRPNFRRNKDNLTMSVDFTLAEAPRVYVEKVNINGNTLTQDKVIRREFRIAEGDAFNSLKIKRTTNRIKSLGYFQENFEVEQKEGSAPDRIVLEANVQEKPTGELQLSAGFSSLESFILSGSIRQNNFRGRGQTLGLSLNFSRYTKAAQVSFVEPYLFDNNVSFGLDVYRRDMNSWNYFGSKRNTTYKRSTTGFQARVGVPLTEYLSAIGRYTLNYDDVSLDDQFYTDRETPGVKQCDPLLAGRYLCDALGKDLSSMIGASLVYDTRDSRYRPTRGHNVTVGIDFAGLGGDVRYARFTGQASKYWPVGGGFIFSVSAEGGYIKSFKKRGGEGVDDVRITDRFFLGEPQIRGFDIRGVGPRVIRYRLNDDGTVNTSRSDATDDALGGHAYYVARAELEIPMGSGAREMGLRPSIFVDAGAVWGLTTPKTGSLETPLYLQYVGADGKQLDTPIYTTEKLAPDGKTENVIAAYPFKEEFLGNTPRPRVSIGVGVNWNSPFGPLRIDFAKALLKVKGDDTKAFSFNVGTQF; encoded by the coding sequence ATGGGCAATAATTACAACGCTTCGCGTCTGGCAGTGATCTTGCTGGGCGGAACGATCCTCGGTGGTGTGCCTGTTGCCGCATATGCCCAGGATGCGCAGACCGCTCCCCCGCTGTTGAGCGCGGCCCCAACCGATGCGGAAACGATCCGTTCGCTCACTGTCGTGGGGTCGCAGCGCCTCGAGCAGCAGACGATCCTCAGCTACATCCAGCTTCGCGAAGGGCAGCCCTATACCCAGGCCGCCGCCGACCAGGCGCTCAAGGACCTTTACGCCACCGAACTGTTCGCGGACGTGTCGATCCGCAACGAAGGCGGCAATGTGGTGATCCAGGTAAAGGAAAACCCGATCATCAACCGCATCATCCTGGAAGGGAACAAGCGGATCAAGGACGACAAGATCCTGCCAGAGATCAAGATGGCGCCGCGGCAGATCTTCACCCGTTCCAAAGTGCGCGCCGATGTGGCCCGCATCATCGAACTGTACAAGCGCAAGGGCCGCTTTGCCGCCACTGTAGAACCGAAGATGGTCGAGCTTGAGCAGAACCGCGTCGATATCGTGTACGAGATCAGCGAAGGGCCGAAATCCAAGGTCCGCCAGATCAACATCATCGGCAACGAGAAATTCTCCGACGGCGACCTGCGAGAGCAGATGGTGACCAAGCAGGCGCGCTTCTTCCGCCTGTTCAGTTCGAACACCGGCTATGATCCGGATCGTCTGGCTTTCGACCAGCAGAAGCTGCGCCAGTTCTACCTGACGGAAGGCTATGCCGATTTCCGCGTTGTTTCGGCCGTGGCCGAACTGACCCCGGACAAGAAGGACTTCATCATCACCTACGTCGTCGAGGAAGGCGACAGGTACAAGTTCGGCCCCGTCAACGTGGAAAGTCAGCTTCGCGACTTCAAGAGCGCGGATCTCACCGCCAAGCTGCCGATGAAGGAAGGCGACTGGTACAACGCCAAGGAAGTCGAAGACACGGTCGAGAGCCTGAGCGAAGCCGCCGGTTCGCTGGGTTATGCCTTTGCCGATGTGCGGCCGAATTTCCGCCGCAACAAAGACAATCTCACCATGTCGGTGGATTTCACGCTGGCCGAAGCGCCGCGCGTCTATGTCGAGAAAGTCAACATCAACGGCAACACTCTGACGCAGGACAAGGTGATCCGCCGCGAATTCCGTATCGCGGAAGGCGACGCGTTCAACTCTCTCAAGATCAAGCGGACCACCAACCGCATCAAGTCGCTGGGCTATTTTCAGGAGAACTTCGAAGTCGAGCAGAAGGAAGGCAGTGCGCCCGACCGGATCGTGCTCGAAGCGAACGTTCAGGAAAAACCGACCGGCGAATTGCAGCTTTCGGCGGGCTTCTCCAGCCTTGAAAGCTTCATCCTTTCCGGCTCGATCCGCCAGAACAACTTCCGCGGCCGGGGACAGACGCTGGGCCTGAGCCTCAACTTCTCGCGCTACACCAAGGCTGCGCAGGTGAGTTTCGTGGAGCCTTACCTGTTCGACAACAACGTGTCGTTCGGTCTCGATGTCTATCGCCGCGACATGAACAGCTGGAACTATTTCGGCAGCAAGCGGAACACGACCTACAAGCGTTCGACGACCGGTTTCCAAGCCCGTGTGGGCGTGCCGCTGACCGAATATCTTTCGGCCATCGGGCGGTATACCCTGAACTATGACGACGTTTCGCTGGACGATCAGTTCTACACCGATCGTGAAACGCCGGGTGTGAAGCAGTGCGATCCGCTGCTGGCGGGCCGTTATCTGTGCGATGCCCTGGGCAAGGATCTCAGCTCGATGATCGGTGCGTCGCTGGTCTATGACACGCGCGACAGCCGCTATCGCCCGACGCGCGGCCACAATGTCACCGTGGGTATCGATTTCGCGGGGCTGGGCGGCGATGTGCGCTATGCCCGCTTTACGGGGCAGGCTTCGAAGTACTGGCCGGTGGGCGGTGGCTTCATCTTTTCGGTTTCGGCCGAAGGCGGCTATATCAAGTCGTTCAAGAAGCGCGGCGGCGAAGGTGTTGACGATGTTCGCATCACGGACCGCTTCTTCCTTGGCGAGCCTCAGATTCGCGGCTTCGATATCCGCGGCGTTGGCCCGCGCGTTATCCGTTATCGCCTGAATGACGATGGCACGGTCAATACCAGCCGCAGCGATGCAACCGACGACGCACTGGGCGGTCACGCTTATTACGTCGCTCGGGCGGAGCTTGAAATTCCGATGGGTAGCGGCGCCCGTGAAATGGGTCTGCGGCCCTCCATCTTTGTCGATGCGGGCGCTGTCTGGGGTTTGACGACGCCCAAGACGGGCAGTCTCGAAACGCCGCTCTACCTGCAATACGTGGGTGCTGACGGTAAGCAGCTTGATACGCCAATCTATACGACCGAGAAGCTGGCTCCGGACGGGAAGACGGAAAACGTGATTGCGGCTTATCCGTTCAAGGAAGAATTTCTCGGCAATACGCCCCGGCCGCGTGTCAGCATCGGCGTGGGCGTCAACTGGAACTCACCGTTCGGTCCGCTCCGGATCGACTTCGCCAAGGCTCTGCTCAAGGTCAAGGGCGATGACACCAAGGCATTCTCGTTCAACGTAGGGACCCAATTCTGA
- the fabZ gene encoding 3-hydroxyacyl-ACP dehydratase FabZ, with translation MSEVKSYDIRKILNALPHRYPLLLVDRVEKLTVGEEIHAVKAVSFNEQFFQGHFPGRPIMPGVLIIEALAQSAAILAIESLELAGSGKLVYFMAIEDAKFRNPVEPGCLLDLHVGFVQKRARVCKFWGKAMLGDKVACEVQFTAMIADPPAEGE, from the coding sequence ATGAGCGAAGTCAAATCTTACGATATTCGTAAGATTCTCAATGCTCTGCCGCACCGTTATCCTCTCCTTCTGGTTGACCGGGTGGAGAAGCTGACGGTCGGTGAGGAAATTCACGCGGTCAAGGCGGTCAGCTTCAACGAACAGTTCTTCCAGGGGCATTTCCCTGGAAGGCCGATCATGCCGGGCGTTCTGATCATCGAAGCGCTCGCCCAATCGGCGGCGATTCTGGCGATCGAATCGCTGGAACTCGCCGGGTCGGGCAAGCTGGTCTATTTCATGGCGATCGAGGATGCGAAGTTCCGCAATCCCGTGGAACCCGGCTGTCTGCTCGATCTGCATGTCGGTTTTGTCCAGAAGCGCGCACGGGTGTGCAAGTTCTGGGGCAAGGCCATGCTGGGCGACAAAGTGGCCTGCGAAGTGCAGTTCACCGCGATGATTGCCGATCCCCCCGCCGAAGGGGAGTAA
- the rpmE gene encoding 50S ribosomal protein L31: MKADTHPDYHTIKVQMTDGTVFETRSTWGKEGDTLALEIDPTSHPAWTGGNRVVNEGGQVARFNKRFGGLSLKKQ; this comes from the coding sequence ATGAAGGCCGATACCCATCCAGATTATCACACGATCAAGGTGCAGATGACCGACGGCACCGTGTTCGAAACCCGCTCGACCTGGGGCAAGGAAGGCGACACGCTGGCGCTGGAAATCGATCCGACCAGCCACCCGGCCTGGACGGGCGGCAACCGCGTGGTCAACGAAGGTGGCCAGGTGGCGCGCTTCAACAAGCGTTTCGGCGGCCTCTCGCTCAAGAAGCAGTAA
- the rseP gene encoding RIP metalloprotease RseP has product MTESPSIFVMIVGFLLVLGPLVTVHELGHYLVGRWCGVKATAFSIGFGKELFGWTDRRGTRWKLSALPLGGYVQFAGDMNPASQPSEEWLALPEKERAQTFQAQPLWQRALIVAAGPFTNFAVAVAILAAFNFAYGKMVVPPVIGAVAERSAAAEAGLAPGDRIAAVDGKAVTSFDDLRNRVVPNPGANMVLTVTREERTFDVPFRVPEVVERDRFGNEFRIGRLGVASVTGRLQDVGPVEAVTLGVRQTGDIVVMMVQGIGQIVTGRRSVEELGGPIKIAKYSGEQLTLGWRAFAYFVALISINLAFINLLPIPALDGGHLAFYAVEAVRRKPLGQQSQEWAFRTGMALVLALMLFVTINDLISLPIFGS; this is encoded by the coding sequence TTGACCGAATCCCCCTCTATTTTCGTGATGATCGTCGGCTTCCTGCTGGTGCTGGGGCCTTTGGTGACGGTTCACGAACTCGGCCACTATCTTGTGGGCCGCTGGTGCGGGGTCAAGGCGACGGCGTTTTCCATCGGTTTCGGCAAGGAACTGTTCGGGTGGACGGATCGCCGTGGAACCCGGTGGAAGCTCTCGGCCTTGCCGCTTGGCGGCTATGTCCAGTTCGCAGGCGATATGAATCCCGCCAGCCAGCCGAGCGAGGAATGGCTGGCCTTGCCCGAGAAGGAACGGGCGCAGACGTTCCAGGCGCAGCCCTTGTGGCAGCGCGCGTTGATCGTCGCCGCGGGGCCATTCACCAATTTTGCGGTGGCGGTGGCGATCCTGGCCGCGTTCAATTTCGCATACGGCAAAATGGTGGTGCCGCCGGTGATCGGCGCGGTGGCGGAACGTTCCGCCGCGGCCGAAGCGGGGCTGGCGCCGGGGGATCGCATCGCCGCCGTCGATGGCAAGGCGGTGACCAGTTTTGACGATCTGCGCAACCGTGTGGTGCCCAATCCCGGCGCGAACATGGTGCTGACGGTAACGCGCGAGGAACGGACTTTCGATGTTCCGTTCCGTGTCCCCGAAGTTGTGGAGCGTGACCGCTTCGGCAACGAATTTCGTATCGGCCGCCTCGGTGTCGCGTCCGTCACCGGGCGATTGCAGGATGTCGGGCCGGTCGAAGCGGTGACTTTGGGCGTGCGCCAGACGGGCGATATCGTGGTGATGATGGTCCAGGGGATCGGCCAGATCGTGACCGGGCGGCGCTCGGTCGAGGAACTGGGCGGACCGATCAAGATCGCCAAGTATTCCGGCGAGCAGTTGACGCTTGGATGGCGTGCTTTTGCGTACTTTGTGGCGCTCATTTCAATTAACTTGGCATTCATCAATCTCTTGCCAATCCCGGCCCTTGATGGCGGGCATTTGGCTTTCTATGCCGTGGAGGCGGTTCGCCGGAAGCCGCTTGGCCAACAAAGTCAGGAATGGGCATTTCGGACCGGCATGGCGCTCGTGCTGGCCCTGATGCTTTTCGTGACGATAAACGACCTGATCTCGCTGCCGATCTTCGGGAGCTAG